One Pseudonocardia sediminis DNA window includes the following coding sequences:
- a CDS encoding prepilin peptidase, giving the protein MEPHLAALLDVTPPAGTVPALALAVLAAATGAAAGALARRWLAGLRRGAEVPPPWCELATALLWAVPVLWWSLGALPGALLPLLLGLGWLGVAGSAVDLRRRRLPNALTLPALPGVLLLLVPAGTDAVLRGLAGAALLALAHAVVHLVAPSAMGAGDVKLAAPVGAALAGPSWAALPSGAVLALLLTGLVAAAGVLAGRYGRWTRLPHGPSMLAAAWAVVLFTAGSAGVAGIG; this is encoded by the coding sequence ATGGAACCGCACCTCGCCGCCCTGCTCGACGTCACGCCCCCGGCCGGGACGGTGCCGGCGCTCGCGCTCGCCGTCCTGGCCGCTGCGACCGGTGCCGCCGCCGGTGCGTTGGCCCGGCGGTGGCTGGCCGGGCTGCGGCGTGGGGCGGAGGTCCCGCCGCCGTGGTGCGAGCTCGCGACGGCGCTGCTGTGGGCCGTGCCCGTCCTGTGGTGGTCGCTCGGCGCTCTGCCGGGCGCACTGCTGCCGCTGCTGCTGGGTCTCGGCTGGCTCGGCGTGGCCGGGTCGGCGGTCGACCTGCGCCGGCGCCGGCTGCCGAACGCCCTGACCCTGCCCGCGCTGCCGGGCGTGCTCCTCCTGCTCGTGCCGGCGGGTACGGACGCGGTCCTGCGCGGTCTGGCCGGGGCGGCGTTGCTCGCGCTCGCGCACGCCGTCGTGCATCTGGTGGCACCGTCGGCGATGGGGGCCGGGGACGTGAAGCTCGCCGCGCCGGTGGGTGCGGCCCTGGCCGGGCCGTCGTGGGCCGCGCTGCCCTCCGGCGCGGTGCTGGCCCTGCTCCTGACCGGCCTGGTGGCGGCCGCCGGAGTGCTGGCCGGGCGGTACGGGCGGTGGACCCGGCTGCCGCACGGGCCGTCGATGCTGGCCGCGGCGTGGGCCGTGGTCCTGTTCACCGCGGGTTCGGCAGGCGTCGCGGGCATCGGGTGA
- the aroC gene encoding chorismate synthase: MLRWITAGESHGPALVAVLEGMVAGVEITTKELSAELERRKLGHGRSPRMSFEADELEVIGGLRHGITQGGPFAVRIGNTEWPKWETVMAADPVDEELIAGRARNAPLTRPRPGHADLAGMTKYGFDDARPVLERASARETASRVVLGTVAKAFLKQAFGVDVVSHVVAIGAVDAPDDGPVPGPGDLERVDASPVRAFSEDAATAMMAEIDAAHDDGDTLGGVIEVIAYGMPVGVGSYVQADRRLDARLAGALMGVQAMKGVEIGDGFRTAHRRGSAAHDEMIPGEPVKRLSNRAGGIEGGMTNGEPVRVRIAMKPISTVPRALRTIDTSTGEEAVAIHQRSDACAVPRAGVVVESVTALVLAQAALEKFGGDSIEETRRNLAGYLEASGGIGGSR; encoded by the coding sequence GTGCTGCGATGGATCACCGCCGGGGAGTCCCACGGTCCTGCGCTGGTGGCCGTGCTGGAAGGCATGGTCGCCGGTGTCGAGATCACCACGAAGGAGCTGAGCGCCGAGCTCGAGCGCCGCAAGCTCGGCCACGGCCGTAGCCCGCGTATGTCGTTCGAGGCCGACGAGCTCGAGGTGATCGGCGGCCTCCGGCACGGGATCACCCAGGGCGGACCGTTCGCGGTGCGGATCGGCAACACCGAGTGGCCCAAGTGGGAGACGGTGATGGCGGCCGACCCGGTCGACGAGGAGCTGATCGCCGGCCGGGCCCGCAACGCCCCGCTGACCCGTCCCCGGCCCGGGCACGCCGACCTGGCCGGCATGACGAAGTACGGCTTCGACGACGCCCGCCCCGTCCTGGAGCGCGCCAGCGCCCGGGAGACGGCGTCGCGGGTCGTCCTCGGGACGGTGGCGAAGGCGTTCCTCAAGCAGGCCTTCGGTGTCGACGTCGTGTCGCACGTGGTGGCGATCGGGGCGGTCGACGCCCCCGACGACGGCCCGGTGCCCGGCCCCGGTGACCTGGAGCGGGTGGACGCGAGCCCGGTCCGGGCGTTCTCCGAGGACGCCGCCACCGCGATGATGGCCGAGATCGACGCCGCGCACGACGACGGCGACACCCTCGGCGGGGTGATCGAGGTGATCGCCTACGGGATGCCGGTCGGCGTCGGCTCCTACGTCCAGGCCGACCGCCGCCTCGACGCCCGCCTGGCCGGCGCTCTGATGGGAGTGCAGGCGATGAAGGGCGTCGAGATCGGCGACGGGTTCCGGACCGCGCACCGCCGCGGCAGCGCCGCCCACGACGAGATGATCCCGGGCGAGCCGGTGAAGCGGCTGTCCAACCGGGCCGGCGGCATCGAGGGTGGGATGACCAACGGCGAGCCGGTCCGGGTCCGGATCGCCATGAAGCCGATCTCGACCGTGCCCCGCGCGCTGCGCACGATCGACACCTCCACCGGTGAGGAGGCCGTCGCCATCCACCAGCGCTCCGACGCGTGCGCCGTGCCCCGGGCCGGTGTCGTCGTGGAGTCGGTGACGGCGCTGGTGCTGGCCCAGGCCGCGCTGGAGAAGTTCGGCGGGGACTCGATCGAGGAGACCCGGCGCAACCTCGCCGGCTACCTCGAGGCCTCCGGCGGGATCGGGGGATCGCGATGA
- a CDS encoding shikimate kinase, translated as MSASETAPAHRGPDADGRPFVVVVGPPGSGKSTIGKLLARRLDLVFADTDAVIVERIGRPIADMFTTDGEDAFRALEREVVAEQLRAGHGVLALGGGSVLAPDTRELLREHRVLALDVNLSDGMRRTGMSTARPLLAGVNPRATFRTLLEARAAIYREVATVQVDTSRRSPNQVVAAVLAALGETSVVEPAAAPDAPDPLDRPTARDDAPLPTPGIGAPSPTDAS; from the coding sequence ATGAGCGCCTCCGAGACCGCGCCGGCCCACCGGGGTCCCGACGCCGACGGGCGGCCGTTCGTGGTCGTCGTCGGGCCGCCCGGGTCCGGGAAGTCGACGATCGGAAAGCTGCTGGCCCGGCGCCTGGACCTGGTCTTCGCCGACACCGACGCCGTGATCGTCGAGCGGATCGGTCGCCCGATCGCGGACATGTTCACCACTGACGGCGAGGACGCGTTCCGGGCGCTGGAGCGCGAGGTCGTCGCCGAGCAGCTCCGTGCCGGGCACGGGGTGCTGGCCCTCGGTGGCGGCTCGGTCCTGGCGCCGGATACCCGCGAGCTGCTGCGCGAGCACCGCGTCCTGGCGCTCGACGTCAACCTTTCCGACGGCATGCGCCGCACCGGGATGTCCACCGCGCGGCCGCTGCTGGCCGGGGTCAACCCGCGGGCGACGTTCCGCACGCTGCTCGAGGCCCGTGCCGCGATCTACCGCGAGGTCGCGACCGTGCAGGTCGACACGTCGCGCCGCAGCCCGAACCAGGTCGTCGCCGCGGTGCTGGCCGCCCTGGGCGAGACATCGGTGGTGGAGCCCGCGGCCGCGCCGGACGCGCCCGATCCGCTGGACCGGCCGACCGCCCGCGACGACGCTCCGCTGCCGACCCCCGGCATCGGTGCCCCGAGTCCGACGGACGCCTCGTGA
- the aroB gene encoding 3-dehydroquinate synthase, which yields MSAPATGTDRDAPGPDGTSRIDVSAERPYPVWVGHGVAARLPETVTGLGARTALLVHPPTLSSRAEAAREELLAAGVTAHRIEVADAEDGKSLDSLARCWQACADAGLTRSDVVVGFGGGAVTDLAGFVAATWMRGLAVVHVPTTLLAMVDAAVGGKTGINTAAGKNLVGAFHEPSAVLVDLDTLRTLPEAELVAGSAEVLKAGFIADPVILDLVEPDPVAALDPSGDVLAELVRRSIRVKADVVGADLRESHLREILNYGHTLGHAVERREDYRWRHGSAVSVGLVFAAELARAAGRLDDATTDRHRTVLESVGLPVSYVPGVLPELVETMKGDKKSRAGMLRFVVLDGLAKPARLEDPAPELLETAYAALTGTP from the coding sequence GTGAGCGCCCCCGCCACCGGAACCGACCGCGACGCCCCCGGCCCGGACGGCACCAGCCGGATCGACGTCTCCGCGGAGCGCCCCTACCCGGTATGGGTCGGGCACGGCGTGGCCGCCCGGCTGCCGGAGACCGTCACCGGCCTCGGCGCCCGCACCGCGCTGCTGGTGCACCCGCCGACACTGTCCTCGCGAGCCGAGGCCGCGCGTGAGGAGCTCCTCGCGGCGGGCGTGACCGCGCACCGCATCGAGGTCGCCGACGCCGAGGACGGCAAGTCCCTGGACAGCCTCGCGCGCTGCTGGCAGGCCTGCGCCGACGCCGGACTGACCCGCTCCGACGTCGTCGTCGGCTTCGGCGGGGGAGCGGTCACCGACCTCGCCGGGTTCGTGGCCGCCACCTGGATGCGTGGGCTCGCCGTGGTGCACGTTCCCACGACCCTGCTGGCCATGGTCGACGCCGCCGTCGGCGGTAAGACCGGGATCAACACCGCGGCCGGGAAGAACCTGGTCGGGGCGTTCCACGAGCCGTCCGCGGTGCTGGTGGACCTGGACACGCTGCGCACCCTGCCGGAGGCCGAGCTCGTCGCCGGGTCCGCGGAGGTACTCAAGGCCGGGTTCATCGCCGACCCGGTGATCCTGGACCTCGTCGAGCCGGACCCGGTCGCGGCCCTGGACCCTTCCGGTGACGTGCTGGCCGAGCTGGTGCGCCGCTCCATCCGGGTCAAGGCCGACGTCGTGGGCGCGGACCTGCGCGAGTCGCACCTGCGCGAGATCCTCAACTACGGCCACACGCTCGGGCACGCCGTCGAGCGCCGCGAGGACTACCGGTGGCGCCACGGCAGCGCGGTGAGCGTCGGACTGGTGTTCGCCGCCGAGCTCGCCCGCGCCGCCGGCCGCCTCGACGACGCCACCACCGACCGGCACCGCACCGTCCTCGAGTCCGTGGGCCTGCCCGTCTCCTACGTTCCCGGCGTCCTGCCGGAGCTGGTGGAGACGATGAAGGGGGACAAGAAGTCCCGGGCCGGGATGCTGCGCTTCGTCGTCCTCGACGGCCTGGCGAAGCCCGCCCGTCTCGAGGACCCGGCCCCCGAGCTCCTCGAAACGGCCTACGCCGCCCTCACCGGCACCCCGTAG
- a CDS encoding MFS transporter: MTSSAPDPRRWRALAVCLIAGFMTLLDVSIVNVALPAMQSGLGASSAELSWVVSGYALTFGLVLVSSGRLGDDRGRRKMFLGSLALFTVTSALAGLATDPTWLVVARLLQGVAGGMLNPQVIGFIQQLFQGPERGRAFGLFGAVIGVSTAVGPLLGGLLLAWAGTADGWRWVFYVNVPIGVVGLVLGARLLPRDAARGEPRPLDAVGALLLGLAVVALMLPLVLSERDPAAAPWWLLGVAAVLTVAFVLWERRARRTHGHPLVDFALLRTRSYALGTSVGLLYFAGFTSIFFVLTLYFQQGLAYTPLEAGLALTPFAGGSAAASAFGGRVVARFGQPLVVVGLVVVAAGLLATDVVLRAEPGQVGWAIAGPLLVAGLGSGLVIAPNQTLALQDVPAGQGGTAAGVLQTGQRIGSAIGISAVGAVFFGRLASAPGDWGSAISTGLVVTVGLVVLALLVSIADTVSARRARTAAAAGAAGTPTAGGAEGTPAAGQDPAATDRSTPAHGSGASGSGASGFGDRPGASASGGGTGASAHGGWSGAPVDGEAEAHTSPSSSGSTGAGAPSPGGGPSVVPVPAGPPTVGGTVVRAVDGRVLDDHGAALPDAVATLVDAHGRQVGRTRCDPDGRYHLGAAAGASYQLVVGSAGCHPETLRVLVDPSGAPEVPDTVLRRQVPVGH, translated from the coding sequence GTGACCTCATCCGCACCGGACCCACGGCGCTGGCGCGCCCTCGCGGTCTGCCTGATCGCCGGGTTCATGACCCTGCTCGACGTCAGCATCGTCAACGTCGCACTGCCCGCGATGCAGTCCGGGCTCGGCGCCTCCTCGGCGGAGCTGTCCTGGGTGGTGTCGGGCTACGCGCTGACGTTCGGGCTGGTCCTGGTGTCGTCGGGGCGCCTCGGCGACGACCGGGGCCGGCGGAAGATGTTCCTCGGCTCGCTCGCCCTGTTCACGGTGACCAGCGCGCTGGCCGGGCTGGCGACGGACCCCACCTGGCTGGTCGTCGCGCGGCTGCTGCAGGGCGTCGCGGGCGGGATGCTGAACCCGCAGGTCATCGGGTTCATCCAGCAGCTGTTCCAGGGCCCGGAGCGTGGACGCGCGTTCGGGCTGTTCGGTGCCGTGATCGGGGTGTCCACGGCAGTCGGGCCGCTGCTCGGGGGCCTGTTGCTGGCGTGGGCGGGCACCGCCGACGGGTGGCGGTGGGTGTTCTACGTGAACGTGCCGATCGGCGTCGTCGGGCTCGTGCTCGGGGCCCGTCTGCTGCCCCGCGACGCCGCCCGTGGTGAGCCCCGTCCGCTCGACGCGGTCGGTGCGCTGCTGCTCGGGCTGGCCGTCGTGGCGCTGATGCTGCCCCTGGTGCTCTCCGAACGGGACCCGGCGGCGGCACCGTGGTGGCTGCTCGGTGTGGCCGCCGTGCTGACGGTCGCGTTCGTGCTGTGGGAACGGAGGGCGCGCCGGACCCACGGGCACCCGCTCGTCGACTTCGCACTGCTGCGGACCCGCAGCTACGCGCTCGGCACGTCGGTCGGGCTGCTCTACTTCGCCGGGTTCACGTCGATCTTCTTCGTCCTCACGCTGTACTTCCAGCAGGGACTGGCCTACACCCCGCTCGAGGCGGGTCTGGCGCTGACGCCGTTCGCGGGCGGGTCGGCCGCCGCGTCGGCGTTCGGGGGACGGGTGGTGGCCCGGTTCGGGCAGCCGCTGGTGGTCGTCGGCCTGGTCGTCGTCGCCGCGGGCCTGCTCGCGACCGACGTCGTGCTGCGCGCCGAACCCGGGCAGGTGGGCTGGGCGATCGCGGGGCCGCTGCTCGTCGCCGGACTCGGCAGCGGCCTGGTGATCGCGCCGAACCAGACACTGGCGTTGCAGGACGTCCCGGCCGGTCAGGGCGGCACGGCGGCCGGGGTGCTGCAGACCGGCCAGCGGATCGGCTCGGCGATCGGGATCTCCGCGGTCGGGGCCGTGTTCTTCGGCCGGCTGGCCTCGGCGCCCGGGGACTGGGGCTCGGCCATCTCGACCGGACTCGTGGTCACGGTCGGTCTGGTGGTGCTGGCGCTGCTGGTCAGCATCGCGGACACGGTCTCCGCACGTCGAGCGCGCACCGCGGCGGCCGCCGGCGCCGCGGGAACTCCGACGGCCGGCGGCGCCGAGGGAACCCCGGCGGCCGGTCAGGACCCCGCTGCGACGGACCGCTCGACGCCCGCCCACGGATCCGGCGCCTCCGGATCCGGCGCTTCGGGATTCGGCGACCGGCCCGGTGCTTCGGCATCCGGCGGCGGTACCGGTGCCTCGGCGCACGGTGGCTGGTCCGGGGCGCCGGTGGACGGCGAAGCGGAGGCGCACACGTCTCCGTCGAGCAGCGGGTCCACGGGCGCCGGCGCACCGTCCCCGGGCGGCGGCCCCTCGGTGGTCCCGGTTCCGGCGGGTCCGCCCACGGTCGGCGGGACCGTCGTCCGGGCCGTGGACGGCAGGGTCCTCGACGACCACGGTGCGGCACTGCCCGACGCCGTCGCGACCCTGGTCGACGCCCACGGTCGTCAGGTCGGCCGGACCCGGTGCGACCCCGACGGCCGCTACCACCTCGGTGCGGCCGCCGGTGCGAGCTACCAGCTCGTCGTCGGGTCGGCGGGCTGCCACCCGGAGACCCTGCGGGTGCTGGTGGACCCCTCCGGTGCACCGGAGGTGCCCGACACGGTCCTGCGCCGGCAGGTGCCGGTCGGGCACTGA
- a CDS encoding MBL fold metallo-hydrolase has product MSEGLYFRQLLSGTDFAVGDPVATQMVNFSYLIGDRATGEAVVVDPAYSPDDLLATLDADGMRLTGVLATHHHPDHVGGSMMGFDLVGLAELLGEAPVPVHVQREESDWVTRITGLSATDLTPHDHDDVVQVGSIPIRLLHTPGHTPGSQCFLLDGPEGPRLVAGDTLFLQGCGRTDFPGGDVDAIYRSLQHLAGLPGNPTIYPGHRYSDAPSAPLDDVRRTNMVFRATSAEQFRAAFGN; this is encoded by the coding sequence ATGAGTGAGGGCCTGTACTTCCGCCAGCTGCTGTCCGGCACGGACTTCGCGGTGGGCGACCCGGTGGCCACGCAGATGGTCAACTTCTCGTACCTGATCGGCGACCGTGCCACGGGCGAGGCCGTCGTCGTCGACCCCGCGTACTCCCCCGACGACCTGCTGGCCACCCTCGACGCCGACGGCATGCGGCTGACCGGGGTGCTGGCCACCCACCACCACCCCGACCACGTCGGTGGCTCGATGATGGGTTTCGACCTGGTCGGGCTGGCCGAGCTCCTCGGCGAGGCCCCGGTCCCGGTGCACGTGCAGCGCGAGGAGTCGGACTGGGTCACCCGGATCACCGGGCTCTCGGCCACCGACCTCACCCCGCACGACCACGACGACGTCGTGCAGGTCGGCTCGATCCCGATCCGGCTGCTGCACACCCCCGGGCACACCCCGGGCAGCCAGTGCTTCCTGCTCGACGGGCCGGAGGGCCCGCGCCTGGTCGCCGGGGACACGCTGTTCCTGCAGGGCTGCGGGCGCACCGACTTCCCCGGCGGTGACGTCGACGCGATCTACCGCAGCCTGCAGCACCTCGCCGGGCTGCCCGGCAACCCGACGATCTACCCCGGGCACCGCTACTCCGACGCGCCCAGCGCCCCGCTCGACGACGTGCGCCGCACGAACATGGTGTTCCGCGCGACCTCGGCCGAGCAGTTCCGGGCGGCGTTCGGCAACTGA
- a CDS encoding M24 family metallopeptidase translates to MPAPERRDALRTLLRADGLDALLVTDLVGVRYLSGFTGSNAALVVDAAGPGGDVFCTDGRYTTQAAAEVGGLTTVIARACAVECARAVPAGTALGYESDHLTVDAHAALVAAAPGRHLRRAPGLVARLRTVKDDGEVEAVRTACALADEALAGLLADGGIAAGRTELDVALDLETRMRRLGASGPAFETILAAGTHSAIPHHRPTGAELRRGDLVKLDFGALVEGYHSDMTRTFVLGPPAGWQRDLYDLVAASQRAGCDALAPDVEIPAVDAASRDVIVDAGFGEQFVHGLGHGVGLQIHEAPWLSARGTGTIAAGQVVTIEPGVYLEGRGGVRIEDTLVVRADAAQSLTATTRELVEL, encoded by the coding sequence ATGCCTGCACCCGAGCGGCGTGACGCCCTGCGCACCCTCCTGCGCGCCGACGGACTCGACGCGCTCCTGGTCACCGACCTCGTCGGCGTCCGCTACCTGAGCGGGTTCACCGGTTCCAACGCCGCGCTCGTGGTCGACGCCGCAGGCCCCGGCGGCGACGTGTTCTGCACCGACGGCCGCTACACCACCCAGGCCGCGGCCGAGGTCGGCGGCCTGACGACGGTGATCGCGCGGGCCTGCGCCGTGGAGTGCGCCCGTGCCGTCCCGGCCGGCACCGCGCTGGGCTACGAGTCCGACCACCTCACCGTCGACGCCCACGCCGCGCTCGTCGCGGCCGCCCCGGGCCGGCACCTGCGCCGGGCCCCCGGACTGGTCGCCCGGCTGCGGACGGTCAAGGACGACGGGGAGGTCGAGGCCGTGCGCACCGCGTGCGCGCTGGCCGACGAGGCGCTGGCCGGCCTGCTCGCCGACGGCGGCATCGCGGCCGGGCGCACGGAGCTGGACGTGGCGCTGGACCTGGAGACCCGGATGCGCCGCCTCGGCGCGAGCGGCCCGGCGTTCGAGACGATCCTGGCGGCCGGGACGCACTCGGCGATCCCCCACCACCGCCCGACCGGCGCCGAGCTGCGCCGCGGTGACCTGGTGAAGCTCGACTTCGGTGCCCTGGTCGAGGGCTACCACTCCGACATGACCCGCACGTTCGTCCTCGGACCGCCCGCCGGCTGGCAGCGCGACCTGTACGACCTGGTCGCGGCGTCGCAGCGCGCCGGGTGCGACGCGCTGGCCCCGGACGTCGAGATCCCGGCCGTCGACGCCGCGTCCCGGGACGTGATCGTCGACGCCGGGTTCGGCGAGCAGTTCGTGCACGGGCTCGGCCACGGCGTCGGGCTGCAGATCCACGAGGCGCCGTGGCTCTCGGCGAGGGGCACCGGGACGATCGCCGCCGGCCAGGTCGTCACGATCGAGCCGGGCGTCTACCTGGAGGGGCGCGGCGGCGTCCGGATCGAGGACACCCTCGTCGTCCGGGCCGACGCCGCGCAGTCCCTGACGGCGACGACCCGCGAGCTCGTCGAGCTCTGA
- a CDS encoding CPBP family intramembrane glutamic endopeptidase: MTEQTDRPSGDRLVPDGGAGSGVDGAGTGQGPGIGDAAAPGPVRPGTGRPGRPSIGWTEIGVGVVAYLVLSVAAALAIGAGTPGAQPAAFPLLVATGMATLLAALVALAVRVRWLPAIGLCRTTVRWLLIGVGAGVVARVISIGAVFGYLALTGDTDNPQAMLGEAAAGTTLELLGLMLGGAVLVPIAEELLFRGIGYSGLRRYGVWVALIVSSLVFGLAHGINVVLPAAVCLGAINAFLYERSGSIWPSVLSHGVHNALGFGMAALMLG, encoded by the coding sequence ATGACCGAGCAGACCGACCGTCCCTCCGGGGACCGGCTCGTCCCCGACGGCGGAGCCGGATCGGGCGTCGACGGGGCCGGGACCGGCCAGGGGCCCGGGATCGGCGACGCTGCCGCGCCGGGCCCGGTCCGTCCGGGCACGGGTCGGCCGGGACGGCCGTCGATCGGCTGGACCGAGATCGGCGTGGGCGTCGTCGCCTACCTGGTGCTCTCCGTGGCCGCGGCGCTGGCGATCGGCGCCGGGACGCCCGGCGCACAGCCCGCGGCGTTCCCGCTGCTGGTGGCGACGGGGATGGCCACGCTCCTCGCCGCCCTGGTCGCGCTCGCCGTCCGGGTGCGGTGGTTGCCGGCGATCGGCCTGTGCCGCACGACCGTCCGCTGGCTCCTGATCGGTGTGGGCGCCGGTGTGGTGGCCCGCGTGATCAGCATCGGCGCGGTGTTCGGCTACCTCGCGCTGACCGGGGACACCGACAACCCGCAGGCGATGCTCGGCGAGGCCGCGGCCGGCACGACGCTGGAGCTGCTCGGCCTGATGCTCGGTGGCGCGGTGCTCGTCCCGATCGCCGAGGAGCTGCTCTTCCGCGGCATCGGCTACAGCGGCCTGCGGCGTTACGGCGTGTGGGTCGCGCTGATCGTGAGCTCGCTGGTCTTCGGACTCGCGCACGGGATCAACGTGGTGCTGCCGGCCGCGGTCTGCCTCGGCGCGATCAACGCGTTCCTCTACGAGCGGTCGGGCTCGATCTGGCCGTCGGTGCTGAGCCACGGCGTGCACAACGCCCTGGGCTTCGGCATGGCCGCTCTGATGCTGGGCTGA
- a CDS encoding sensor histidine kinase: protein MAAETPARVPPVPGPEPEVPGRLGADLALAGLVLIYGLIEVSVVAADIGPGRTVTAAVFVLAQAPLVLLRRRRPRGAFVGLAVLMPLQLLIAGSVPSLAWSVLAFTAMRAPGTAAGLVVASFSASVALVALVRGTAGGQPVGDAVGFGLGIAVSVGVFVLIGAVLGRTTRSGREREERERTAAASARLAGALERERARIADEIGSGVLTGLRRLTARAAALRAPDVPDAVVADLHDDARAVLAGMRRVLGALREPADVTEEPAPPERSRRTLPAPTRSGLVLLAVFGIPAAGLAALPTSPSGEPRIDRLLAMLDLPLTMPLAFAVVSVQLATVAWWRSAPLTALLVSSVASVVSALLGGTNLLVEGTWSVLVYGAAVGARPLVSGLVTLAGTLIVLGGYLTLGTGFTAGVPGGELEVAGSFVLVPLLWLAGVFVWLHRRRTESQRRARAAADEQDVVERERLRVARELHDVVAHHVSAITVQAGAARTTSDPEIRTQALAHIADSGARIEAALPELDGLTPDPGGVALTGDGLEELVAPVRGSGVPVDVRTSGTPADPPGDAELFAQRIVTEALTNVVRHAGPSATRVELEHGPAAVSVLVADAGRVAGHRPSRAGSGLGLVGMRERVALLGGSLEAGAEPGGGWAVRALLPRSPGPAATVPAGAGLLPAEETGVTISSATTTRPSPGTP from the coding sequence GTGGCGGCTGAGACCCCGGCCCGGGTGCCGCCGGTGCCCGGGCCGGAGCCCGAGGTGCCGGGGCGGCTCGGGGCCGACCTCGCGCTCGCCGGGCTGGTGCTGATCTACGGGCTCATCGAGGTGAGCGTCGTCGCGGCCGACATCGGTCCGGGCCGGACGGTCACCGCGGCGGTGTTCGTGCTGGCCCAGGCGCCCCTGGTGCTGCTGCGGCGCCGTCGGCCGCGCGGCGCGTTCGTGGGCCTGGCCGTCCTGATGCCGCTGCAGCTCCTCATCGCGGGCTCGGTGCCGTCGCTGGCCTGGTCGGTGCTCGCGTTCACGGCGATGCGCGCCCCCGGGACCGCGGCCGGCCTGGTGGTCGCGTCGTTCTCCGCGTCCGTCGCCCTCGTCGCGCTGGTCCGTGGCACCGCCGGAGGGCAGCCGGTCGGCGACGCCGTCGGGTTCGGGCTCGGTATCGCGGTGAGCGTCGGGGTCTTCGTCCTGATCGGCGCCGTGCTGGGCCGCACCACCCGCAGCGGGCGCGAACGCGAGGAGCGGGAGCGGACCGCGGCTGCGAGCGCGCGGCTGGCCGGGGCACTGGAGCGCGAGCGCGCCCGGATCGCCGACGAGATCGGCAGCGGCGTTCTCACCGGGCTGCGCCGGCTGACCGCACGCGCCGCCGCACTGAGGGCACCGGACGTCCCCGACGCCGTGGTCGCCGACCTGCACGACGACGCCCGCGCCGTGCTCGCCGGGATGCGACGGGTCCTCGGGGCGTTGCGCGAACCCGCCGACGTCACCGAGGAGCCCGCGCCGCCGGAGCGGTCGCGCCGGACGCTGCCCGCCCCGACCCGCAGCGGCCTGGTCCTGCTGGCTGTGTTCGGGATCCCCGCGGCGGGCCTGGCCGCGCTGCCGACGTCGCCGTCCGGCGAGCCCCGGATCGACCGGCTGCTGGCGATGCTGGACCTGCCCCTGACGATGCCGCTCGCGTTCGCGGTGGTGTCGGTGCAGCTCGCGACCGTGGCCTGGTGGCGCAGTGCCCCGCTGACGGCGTTGCTGGTGTCCTCGGTGGCGTCGGTCGTGTCCGCGCTGCTCGGCGGGACGAACCTGCTCGTGGAGGGCACCTGGTCGGTGCTGGTCTACGGGGCCGCGGTCGGCGCGCGGCCGCTGGTCTCCGGGCTCGTGACGCTGGCCGGGACGCTGATCGTGCTGGGCGGGTACCTGACGCTGGGCACCGGGTTCACGGCCGGGGTGCCGGGCGGGGAGCTGGAGGTGGCGGGGTCGTTCGTGCTGGTCCCGCTGTTGTGGCTGGCCGGGGTGTTCGTGTGGCTGCACCGTCGCCGGACCGAGTCGCAGCGGCGGGCCCGCGCCGCCGCCGACGAGCAGGACGTCGTCGAACGGGAGCGGCTGCGGGTGGCGCGCGAGCTGCACGACGTCGTCGCCCACCACGTCTCGGCGATCACCGTGCAGGCCGGCGCTGCGCGCACCACGTCCGACCCGGAGATCCGCACGCAGGCACTGGCGCACATCGCCGACTCCGGTGCCCGGATCGAGGCCGCGCTGCCGGAGCTGGACGGGCTCACCCCGGACCCCGGCGGGGTCGCGCTGACCGGGGACGGCCTCGAGGAGCTGGTGGCACCCGTCCGCGGATCGGGGGTGCCGGTGGACGTCCGGACGTCGGGCACCCCGGCCGACCCGCCGGGCGACGCGGAGCTGTTCGCCCAGCGCATCGTCACCGAGGCCCTGACCAACGTGGTGCGCCACGCCGGGCCGAGCGCGACCCGCGTCGAGCTGGAGCACGGTCCCGCGGCGGTGTCGGTGCTGGTGGCCGACGCCGGGCGGGTCGCAGGTCACCGGCCCTCGCGCGCCGGGTCCGGGCTGGGACTGGTCGGGATGCGCGAGCGGGTCGCGCTGCTGGGCGGGTCGTTGGAGGCCGGCGCGGAGCCGGGCGGGGGCTGGGCGGTGCGGGCGCTGCTGCCGCGCTCCCCCGGTCCCGCCGCGACCGTCCCCGCCGGTGCCGGCCTCCTTCCCGCGGAGGAGACCGGGGTGACGATCTCCTCCGCGACGACGACGCGACCGTCCCCCGGCACGCCCTAA